One Cucurbita pepo subsp. pepo cultivar mu-cu-16 chromosome LG11, ASM280686v2, whole genome shotgun sequence DNA window includes the following coding sequences:
- the LOC111805721 gene encoding protein RICE SALT SENSITIVE 3-like isoform X1: MEEHVVSPLAVSHLLQHTLRSLCVHENSQWVYAVFWRILPRNYPPPNRWDAQGGYDRSRGNRRNWILVWEDGFCNFAATSSSASYIANCQGLQPDLFFKMSHEIYSYGEGLIGKVAADHSHKWIYSEPNDQEISLLSSSSSWHNNHSADIQPRTWEAQFQSGIKTIALIAVREGVVQLGAIHKVVEDLSCVVFLRKKFHYIERIPGVLLPHPSSSSVCPIKLVDGSGESDIWQFSGRGGANPGYELYDGHSYLNHQLIRVTPSMSSLEALLSKLPSVVPLPLPLPLSSQSSLPLQQRQLQSISMEKVAKEEIDQELYVDETSTSISPPYRYHCQNQEF; this comes from the exons ATGGAAGAACATGTTGTAAGCCCATTAGCTGTGAgtcatcttcttcaacataCGTTGAGAAGTCTGTGCGTCCATGAAAACTCTCAGTGGGTTTATGCGGTGTTTTGGAGGATACTGCCAAGAAATTACCCTCCACCCAA CAGATGGGATGCTCAAGGCGGTTATGACAGATCAAGAGGGAACAGAAGAAACTG GATACTAGTCTGGGAAGATGGTTTCTGCAACTTCGCCGCCACTTCATCGTCAGCCAGCTATATTGCCAATTGTCAGGGACTTCAACCAGATCTCTTCTTTAAGATGTCGCATGAGATCTATAGTTACGGAGAAGG TTTAATCGGAAAAGTCGCGGCCGATCATAGTCATAAGTGGATTTACAGTGAACCAAATGATCAAGAAATAAGCTtgttgtcgtcgtcgtcgtcgtggCACAATAACCACTCAGCTGACATA CAACCTAGAACTTGGGAGGCGCAGTTTCAGTCGGGCATAAAG ACCATAGCTCTTATAGCGGTTCGGGAAGGAGTTGTTCAATTAGGAGCTATTCACAAG GTGGTTGAAGATTTGAGCTGTGTGgtatttttaagaaagaaattcCACTATATAGAAAGGATTCCGGGTGTGCTTTTGCCACATccgtcgtcgtcgtcggtaTGTCCTATCAAGCTGGTCGATGGGTCTGGCGAGTCAGATATATGGCAGTTCTCTGGAAGAGGAGGAGCAAACCCTGGATATGAGCTTTACGATGGCCACTCGTACTTGAACCATCAATTGATCAGAGTAACTCCCTCCATGAGCAGCCTTGAGGCTCTCCTTTCAAAGCTACCTTCGGTGGTGCCTTTGCCGCTGCCGCTGCCGCTCAGCTCACAGTCATCACTGCCACTACAACAGAGGCAATTACAGTCCATATCCATGGAAAAGGTGGCCAAGGAAGAGATTGACCAAGAGTTATATGTGGATGAGACCAGCACTTCCATCTCGCCGCCTTATCGCTATCATTgtcaaaatcaagaattttAG
- the LOC111805721 gene encoding protein RICE SALT SENSITIVE 3-like isoform X2 yields the protein MEEHVVSPLAVSHLLQHTLRSLCVHENSQWVYAVFWRILPRNYPPPKWDAQGGYDRSRGNRRNWILVWEDGFCNFAATSSSASYIANCQGLQPDLFFKMSHEIYSYGEGLIGKVAADHSHKWIYSEPNDQEISLLSSSSSWHNNHSADIQPRTWEAQFQSGIKTIALIAVREGVVQLGAIHKVVEDLSCVVFLRKKFHYIERIPGVLLPHPSSSSVCPIKLVDGSGESDIWQFSGRGGANPGYELYDGHSYLNHQLIRVTPSMSSLEALLSKLPSVVPLPLPLPLSSQSSLPLQQRQLQSISMEKVAKEEIDQELYVDETSTSISPPYRYHCQNQEF from the exons ATGGAAGAACATGTTGTAAGCCCATTAGCTGTGAgtcatcttcttcaacataCGTTGAGAAGTCTGTGCGTCCATGAAAACTCTCAGTGGGTTTATGCGGTGTTTTGGAGGATACTGCCAAGAAATTACCCTCCACCCAA ATGGGATGCTCAAGGCGGTTATGACAGATCAAGAGGGAACAGAAGAAACTG GATACTAGTCTGGGAAGATGGTTTCTGCAACTTCGCCGCCACTTCATCGTCAGCCAGCTATATTGCCAATTGTCAGGGACTTCAACCAGATCTCTTCTTTAAGATGTCGCATGAGATCTATAGTTACGGAGAAGG TTTAATCGGAAAAGTCGCGGCCGATCATAGTCATAAGTGGATTTACAGTGAACCAAATGATCAAGAAATAAGCTtgttgtcgtcgtcgtcgtcgtggCACAATAACCACTCAGCTGACATA CAACCTAGAACTTGGGAGGCGCAGTTTCAGTCGGGCATAAAG ACCATAGCTCTTATAGCGGTTCGGGAAGGAGTTGTTCAATTAGGAGCTATTCACAAG GTGGTTGAAGATTTGAGCTGTGTGgtatttttaagaaagaaattcCACTATATAGAAAGGATTCCGGGTGTGCTTTTGCCACATccgtcgtcgtcgtcggtaTGTCCTATCAAGCTGGTCGATGGGTCTGGCGAGTCAGATATATGGCAGTTCTCTGGAAGAGGAGGAGCAAACCCTGGATATGAGCTTTACGATGGCCACTCGTACTTGAACCATCAATTGATCAGAGTAACTCCCTCCATGAGCAGCCTTGAGGCTCTCCTTTCAAAGCTACCTTCGGTGGTGCCTTTGCCGCTGCCGCTGCCGCTCAGCTCACAGTCATCACTGCCACTACAACAGAGGCAATTACAGTCCATATCCATGGAAAAGGTGGCCAAGGAAGAGATTGACCAAGAGTTATATGTGGATGAGACCAGCACTTCCATCTCGCCGCCTTATCGCTATCATTgtcaaaatcaagaattttAG
- the LOC111805720 gene encoding potassium transporter 6-like: MDLETGVYPKYAKKDSWKTVLTLAFQSLGVVYGDLSTSPLYVYRNTFAEEDIEHSKTNEEIYGVLSFIFWTLTIVPLLKYVFIVLKADDNGEGGTFALYSLLCRHARVGWLPNVQAADEELAEYKKETIILPPKKSFASKLKSTLESHKVLQTLLLILALIGTCMVIGDGILTPAISVFSAVSGLEFTMSKQHHKYVEVPAACIILIGLFALQHYGTHRVGFLFAPIVTTWLLCISAIGLYNIIHWNPHVYQALSPYHMFLFLKKTRRGGWMSLGGILLCITGSEAMFADLGHFSQSSIQIAFSFMVYPSLVLAYMGQAAYLSQHHSIPNDYRIGFYISVPEKLRWPVLVIAILAAVVGSQAIITGTFSIIKQCSALNCFPRVKIVHTSSKIHGQIYIPEINWILMLLCLAVTIGFRDTKRLGNASGLAVITVMLVTTCLMSLVIVICWHQSVVLAICFVVFFGSIEAMYFSASLIKFLEGAWVPIVLAVVFMVIMYVWHYGTLKKYEFDFQNKVSMNWLLSVGSSLGIVRVRGIGIVHTELVSGLPAMFSHFVTNLPAFHQVVVFLCIKSVPVPHVKPEERFLVGRIGAREYRLYRCVVRYGYRDVHKDDTEFEKDLVCSIAEFIRSQKVESSGCNANAEDDIWKENERMTVVGMCCTHRDGIQMQEDDDEELGETSEHREIMSPRRRNRIVRAPRKRVRFIVPESPKVEATAMEELQELMEAREAGVAYILGQAHTKAKQGSSMLRKLIINYGYELLRRNSRGPSYPLNLPHASTLEVGMLYHL; encoded by the exons ATGGATCTGGAAACTGGGGTTTATCCCAAGTATGCTAAG AAGGATTCATGGAAGACAGTTCTGACTCTAGCTTTTCAGAGTCTTGGGGTCGTCTATGGTGATTTAAGCACCTCACCTCTATACGTGTATAGGAACACTTTTGCTGAAGAAGACATTGAACACTCGAAGACCAACGAAGAGATTTACGGCGTTTTGTCGTTCATTTTCTGGACCCTAACCATTGTCCCTTTGCTCAAATATGTATTTATTGTGCTCAAAGCAGACGATAATGGCGAGGGAGGGACTTTTGCTCTCTACTCATTGTTGTGTCGACACGCCCGAGTCGGCTGGTTGCCCAATGTTCAAGCGGCAGACGAGGAGCTGGCTGAGTACAAGAAAGAAACCATAATTTTGCCACCCAAAAAAAGCTTTGCATCTAAGCTGAAATCCACGTTAGAATCGCATAAGGTATTGCAGACACTTTTGCTCATTCTGGCTTTGATCGGGACGTGTATGGTAATTGGCGACGGCATCTTAACGCCTGCTATTTCTG TTTTTTCTGCTGTCTCTGGACTGGAGTTCACGATGTCAAAACAGCATCATAAAT ATGTGGAAGTTCCAGCTGCGTGCATCATACTCATAGGCTTGTTCGCCCTTCAACATTATGGAACGCACAGGGTTGGGTTCTTGTTTGCTCCTATAGTTACAACATGGCTTCTGTGCATTAGTGCAATTGGTTTATACAACATCATTCACTGGAATCCTCATGTTTATCAAGCACTTTCTCCTTATCATATGTTCCTATTCTTGAAGAAAACAAGGAGAGGAGGTTGGATGTCACTAGGAGGGATTCTACTTTGTATAACTG GTTCAGAAGCCATGTTTGCTGATCTTGGACACTTTTCACAATCATCCATCCAG ATTGCATTTAGCTTTATGGTGTATCCATCTTTGGTTTTAGCTTATATGGGGCAGGCTGCGTATCTATCTCAACATCATTCGATACCAAATGATTATCGAATTGGATTCTATATATCTGTTCCAG AGAAGTTACGTTGGCCTGTTCTAGTAATTGCCATCCTTGCTGCTGTAGTAGGAAGCCAGGCCATCATCACTGGAACTTTCTCGATTATTAAGCAATGCTCTGCTTTGAATTGCTTCCCCAGAGTCAaaatagttcatacatcatctaAAATTCATGGTCAAATTTATATCCCTGAGATTAATTGGATCCTGATGCTTTTATGCTTAGCCGTTACAATTGGTTTCAGAGATACAAAACGTTTGGGTAATGCATCAG GCTTGGCAGTAATCACGGTGATGTTGGTGACGACCTGTTTAATGTCGTTGGTCATTGTGATTTGCTGGCACCAGAGTGTTGTCCTAGCAATTTGCTTTGTGGTCTTCTTTGGGTCAATTGAAGCCATGTATTTTTCAGCTTCTCTCATTAAGTTTCTAGAAGGAGCATGGGTTCCCATTGTGCTTGCCGTGGTCTTCATGGTTATTATGTATGTGTGGCACTATGGAACGCTGAAGAAGtatgaatttgattttcaaaataagGTCTCAATGAATTGGTTGCTTAGTGTGGGATCCAGTCTAGGTATTGTCCGAGTCCGCGGGATTGGCATTGTGCACACTGAACTTGTCTCAGGGCTTCCAGCAATGTTTTCACACTTCGTGACCAACCTTCCTGCGTTCCACCAGGTGGTGGTTTTTCTTTGCATCAAGTCTGTTCCAGTCCCACATGTTAAACCTGAAGAGCGGTTCCTAGTTGGTCGAATTGGAGCCCGTGAGTACAGGTTGTACAGGTGCGTTGTGCGATATGGATACAGAGATGTGCACAAGGATGACACCGAGTTTGAAAAAGATCTTGTATGTAGTATAGCTGAGTTTATAAGATCACAGAAGGTGGAATCCAGTGGTTGCAATGCTAATGCAGAGGATGATATTTGGaaggaaaatgagagaatGACAGTAGTTGGAATGTGCTGTACGCATAGAGACGGAATTCAAATGCAagaggatgatgatgaagagttGGGGGAGACGTCTGAGCATAGGGAAATAATGTCACCACGACGTCGGAATCGTATCGTCCGGGCACCCAGGAAAAGGGTGAGGTTTATTGTGCCGGAGAGTCCAAAAGTTGAGGCAACAGCAATGGAGGAACTGCAGGAGTTGATGGAAGCAAGGGAAGCAGGAGTTGCTTACATATTGGGTCAGGCGCATACTAAAGCAAAGCAGGGATCCAGCATGCTACGAAAgcttataattaattatgggTATGAATTGTTAAGGAGGAATAGCAGGGGACCCAGTTACCCCCTCAATTTACCTCATGCGTCTACTCTTGAGGTAGGAATGTTGTACCATCTCTGA
- the LOC111805898 gene encoding aldehyde dehydrogenase family 2 member B7, mitochondrial-like has protein sequence MAGRRLSSLLSRSLASSPALLSKGRRPLGGTTTGKYSTSAAVETPITPSVKVNYTQLLINGQFLDSISGKTFPTFDPRTGEVIANVAEGDAKDVDLAVSAARKAFDEGPWPRMTAYERSKIILRFADLVEKNAEEIAALETWDNGKTYEQSAKLEVPMFVRIFRYYAGWADKIHGLTVPADGSYNVQTLHEPIGVAGQIIPWNFPLLMFAWKVGPALACGNTIVLKTAEQTPLSALYVAKLLHEAGLPEGVLNIVSGYGPTAGAALASHMEVDKLAFTGSTETGKVVLELAAKSNLKPVTLELGGKSPFIVCEDADVDKAVEMAHFALFFNQGQCCCAGSRTFVHEKVYDEFIEKARKRAVNRVVGDPFLGGIEQGPQVDGEQFKKILRYIKSGIEGGATLEAGGERFGSKGYYVQPTVFSNVKDDMTIAREEIFGPVQTILKYKEIEEVIRRANASRYGLAAGVFTQNINTANRLTRALRVGSVWINCFDIFDAAIPFGGYKMSGHGREKGIYSLSNYLQVKAVVTPLENPAWL, from the exons ATGGCGGGTCGGAGGCTATCCTCGCTCTTATCTCGTTCCCTTGCTTCTTCGCCTGCTCTCCTTTCCAAAG GGAGGAGGCCTTTGGGAGGCACAACAACTGGCAAATATAGCACTTCGGCTGCTGTTGAAACCCCGATTACTCCATCCGTGAAAGTGAATTACACCCAGCTATTAATCAACGGACAGTTTCTGGATTCAATCTCAG GAAAAACTTTTCCTACATTCGATCCAAGGACTGGGGAAGTCATTGCGAATGTTGCTGAAGGTGACGCCAAAGATGTTGATCTTGCAGTTTCTGCTGCACGCAAGGCATTTGATGAAGGGCCTTGGCCTAGGATGACTGCTTAT GAAAGATCAAAGATAATTTTGCGGTTTGCTGATTTGGTTGAAAAGAATGCTGAGGAAATTGCAGCACTCGAAACTTGGGACAATGGCAAAACATACGAACAGTCAGCAAAACTGGAAGTCCCAATGTTTGTACGCATCTTTCGATACTACGCCG GATGGGCCGATAAGATTCACGGACTCACTGTTCCAGCTGATGGCTCGTATAATGTGCAGACCTTGCACGAACCTATTGGTGTTGCAGGTCAAATCATTCCATGGAACTTTCCTCTGCTCATGTTTGCTTGGAAGGTTGGCCCAGCATTAGCATGTGGGAATACTATTGTTCTGAAGACAGCCGAGCAGACACCTTTGTCTGCTCTCTATGTGGCCAAGCTGTTGCATGAG GCTGGACTACCTGAGGGCGTTCTGAATATTGTTTCCGGTTATGGACCCACCGCTGGTGCTGCTCTTGCCAGTCATATGGAAGTTGATAAG CTTGCTTTTACTGGATCAACCGAAACAGGGAAAGTAGTACTTGAACTAGCTGCAAAAAGCAATCTGAAGCCAGTCACATTGGAGCTTGGAGGAAAATCCCCTTTCATTGTATGTGAGGATGCTGATGTTGACAAAGCTGTGGAGATGGCGCACTTCGCTCTCTTCTTCAACCAG GGACAATGTTGCTGTGCTGGTTCTCGTACTTTTGTTCATGAAAAAGTATATgatgaatttattgaaaaagcAAGGAAACGGGCTGTGAACCGCGTTGTTGGTGATCCGTTCCTAGGTGGAATTGAGCAAGGTCCTCAG GTGGATGGGGAACAATTCAAAAAGATTTTGAGATATATAAAATCTGGAATTGAAGGAGGAGCCACTCTTGAAGCTGGAGGAGAGAGGTTCGGTTCCAAGGGCTACTATGTCCAGCCAACAGTTTTCTCAAACGTCAAG GATGACATGACAATTGCACGGGAGGAGATTTTTGGTCCTGTACAGACAATCTTGAAATACAA AGAGATCGAGGAGGTGATAAGGAGGGCAAATGCTAGTCGCTATGGGCTGGCCGCAGGGGTGTTTACTCAAAACATCAACACAGCCAACAGGCTGACGCGTGCTTTGAGAGTCGGCTCTGTGTGGATCAATTGCTTTGATATATTTGATGCTGCAATTCCTTTTGGAGGGTACAAGATGAGCGGACATGGGCGAGAAAAGGGCATTTACAGCCTCAGCAATTACCTGCAAGTGAAGGCTGTTGTCACTCCTTTGGAAAACCCTGCTTGGCTTtag
- the LOC111805900 gene encoding equilibrative nucleotide transporter 1-like, whose translation MGLADGDSESTSLLETTSVAATPNKVPKDSFHLAYIIYFTLGFGYLLPWNAFVTAIDYFSYLYPDASVDRIFAVVYMGVSFICLVFIILYSHKSNAHLRINLGLVLFVLTLLVVPVMDVVYIQGRVGLYEGFYVTIGSVVLCGAADAVVQGGVIGSAGELPERYMQAVVAGTAGSGVLVSFLRILTKSIYPQDASGLRESAKLYFAVSIVVMVICTILYNVVEKLPVVKYYKDLKAEATNMEEEEKGPLTGMVWRSTLWQIVERIKWYGFGILLIYIVTLSIFPGYITEDVHSSILKDWYPILLITGYNVFDLVGKSLTSVYVIQNPKIVIGGCAVRLLFFPLFFACLHGPLVFRTEIPVTVLTCLMGLTNGYLTSVLMMLAPKIVQLQHAETAGVVMVLFLVTGLAAGSVLSWFWII comes from the exons ATGGGTCTCGCCGATGGAGATTCGGAATCGACCTCTCTTCTGGAGACTACATCCGTCGCTGCGACACCCAATAAGGTTCCCAAAGATTCATTCCATTTGGCCTATATAATCTACTTTACCTTGGGCTTTGGTTACCTCCTTCCGTGGAACGCTTTTGTCACGGCTATTGACTACTTCTCCTATCTCTACCCAGATGCAAGCGTCGATCGCATCTTTGCTGTTGTTTACATGGGGGTTTCCTTCATTTGCCTCGTCTTCATTATCTTGTATTCCCACAAGTCTAACGCACATTTAAGGATCAACCTGGGTTTGGTCCTTTTTGTGCTGACCCTGCTTGTGGTTCCAGTTATGGACGTGGTTTACATTCAGGGCCGGGTCGGGTTGTACGAGGGGTTCTATGTGACCATCGGATCGGTGGTCTTGTGTGGAGCTGCTGATGCCGTCGTGCAGGGTGGGGTGATTGGCTCTGCTGGTGAGCTGCCGGAGAGGTACATGCAGGCTGTTGTGGCTGGCACCGCCGGTTCCG GGGtccttgtttctttcttgAGGATTCTAACCAAATCAATATACCCACAAGATGCGAGTGGGCTGAGAGAAAGTGCAAAGCTTTACTTCGCCGTTTCCATTGTAGTGATGGTTATATGTACAATATTGTACAATGTGGTTGAAAAGCTACCTGTGGTGAAGTATTACAAGGACTTGAAGGCAGAAGCTACAAACatggaggaagaggaaaaaggGCCTCTGACTGGGATGGTATGGAGATCAACGCTGTGGCAGATAGTAGAGAGGATCAAGTGGTACGGCTTTGGGATTCTCCTTATCTACATAGTAACTTTGTCAATATTTCCAGGATACATTACTGAGGATGTTCATTCTTCCATTCTCAAAGACTGGTACCCGATTCTCCTTATTACTGGCTACAACGTGTTCGATCTTGTGGGCAAGTCCCTCACTTCAGTTTATGTTATTCAAAATCCCAAGATTGTTATTGGTGGATGTGCCGTGAGACTCTTGTTCTTTCCACTCTTCTTTGCGTGTCTTCACGGTCCTCTAGTCTTCAGAACTGAGATTCCAGTGACGGTGCTGACTTGCCTGATGGGTCTTACTAATGGCTATTTGACAAGTGTTCTCATGATGTTGGCTCCAAAGATTGTCCAGTTGCAACACGCAGAAACCGCAGGAGTTGTCATGGTTCTGTTCTTGGTCACCGGTTTGGCGGCCGGTTCTGTTCTGTCTTGGTTTTGGATCATCTAG
- the LOC111805899 gene encoding uncharacterized protein LOC111805899 isoform X1 → MRRLFFPKPSMASSILAPSHFYSLSIPSARLCPPLHLISFLSSAGRRFTTASSASPTPLFALDDSSPDFSMPEKKEILHTDSKMLLKGLSYTELEKWVKARGYRPGQALMLWKRLYGDNVWAHSGDELEGLNKDFKKMLIEKAEFRALSLREILPSSDGTRKILFNLEDGLIIETVVIPCDRGRTTVCVSSQVGCAMNCQFCYTGRMGLKRHLTAAEIVEQAVFARRLLTCEVGLITNVVFMGMGEPLHNIDNVIKAANIMVDEQGLHFSPRKVTVSTSGLVPQLKRFLHDCNCALAVSLNATTDEVRNWIMPINRKYKLGLLLQTLREELRCKHNYKVLFEYVMLAGVNDSIEDAKRIVDLVQGIPCKINLISFNPHCGSQFRPTCKEKMIEFRNVLAAAGLTVLLRLSRGDDQMAACGQLGKPGTIQAPLLRVPDQFQMAMKLAP, encoded by the exons ATGAGACGCCTGTTCTTCCCCAAGCCTTCCATGGCCTCCTCCATCCTTGCCCCATCCCACTTTTATTCCCTTTCTATCCCTTCCGCACGTCTATGTCCTCCGTTGCAcctaatttctttcctttcttctgcTGGTCGCCGCTTTACGACTGCCTCTTCCGCATCACCTACGCCGTTATTTGCTCTTGACGATTCTTCACCTGATTTCT CTATGCctgagaaaaaggaaatccTGCACACCGATTCCAAGATGCTTCTAAAGGGTCTGTCTTACACTGAACTTGAG AAATGGGTTAAAGCTCGAGGATACAGACCTGGTCAAGCTTTAATGCTGTGGAAACGTCTTTATGGGGATAACGTTTGGGCTCATTCCGGCGATGAATTAGAAG GTTTGAACaaagattttaagaaaatgttgaTTGAAAAAGCTGAATTCAGGGCGCTATCTTTGAGGGAAATTCTCCCTTCATCTGATGGAACGAGGAAG ATTTTGTTCAATCTGGAAGATGGATTGATAATAGAAACTGTCGTTATACCTTGCGATAGAGGCAGGACTACTGTTTGCGTTTCAAGTCAAGTGGGCTGTGCTATGAACTGTCAATTCTGCTACACTGGCAG GATGGGCCTGAAGAGACATCTGACTGCTGCTGAGATAGTAGAACAGGCAGTTTTTGCGAGGCGTTTGCTTACTTGTGAAGTAGGGTTAATTACTAATGTTGTGTTTATG GGAATGGGAGAGCCGCTTCACAACATTGACAATGTCATTAAAGCAGCAAATATAATGGTTGATGAACAAGGCCTTCATTTCAGTCCTCGCAAGGTCACTGTTTCAACCAGTGGACTTGTTCCCCAGCTCAAACGTTTCCTTCATGATTGTAACTGCGCTTTAGCCGTTAGTTTGAATGCAACTACTGATGAG GTTAGAAATTGGATCATGCCAATTAACCGGAAGTATAAGTTAGGCTTGCTTCTTCAGACTTTACGTGAGGAACTTCGCTGCAAACACAATTACAAGGTTCTTTTTGAATATGTGATGCTTGCTGGGGTTAATGACAG CATTGAAGATGCGAAGAGGATTGTTGATCTTGTCCAGGGTATTCCATGCAAGATTAACCTTATTTCATTTAATCCACATTGTGGATCTCAATTTAGACCTACCTGCAAGGAGAAGATGATCGAGTTTCGGAATGTTTTGGCTGCAGCCGGGTTGACTGTTCTCTTGCGACTAAGCAGAGGTGATGACCAGATGGCTGCCTGTGGTCAGTTAGGCAAACCCGGTACAATTCAAGCTCCTTTACTCCGTGTACCGGATCAATTCCAAATGGCAATGAAATTGGCTCCCTAG
- the LOC111805899 gene encoding uncharacterized protein LOC111805899 isoform X2, which produces MAACSTWKTLRISSSSARTLLQRSSSSPSASHLVSKPTMSAPLPSAKPSASSRFSVPKLTNFRLPVELSSVQSLMPLHSATASALFTSLLSLHNNSWGCLSEAMPEKKEILHTDSKMLLKGLSYTELEKWVKARGYRPGQALMLWKRLYGDNVWAHSGDELEGLNKDFKKMLIEKAEFRALSLREILPSSDGTRKILFNLEDGLIIETVVIPCDRGRTTVCVSSQVGCAMNCQFCYTGRMGLKRHLTAAEIVEQAVFARRLLTCEVGLITNVVFMGMGEPLHNIDNVIKAANIMVDEQGLHFSPRKVTVSTSGLVPQLKRFLHDCNCALAVSLNATTDEVRNWIMPINRKYKLGLLLQTLREELRCKHNYKVLFEYVMLAGVNDSIEDAKRIVDLVQGIPCKINLISFNPHCGSQFRPTCKEKMIEFRNVLAAAGLTVLLRLSRGDDQMAACGQLGKPGTIQAPLLRVPDQFQMAMKLAP; this is translated from the exons ATGGCGGCTTGCTCTACCTGGAAAACCCTACGAATTTCCTCCTCTTCCGCAAGAACCCTCCTTCAACgttcctcctcctccccctCTGCGTCTCATCTTGTGTCCAAACCTACGATGTCTGCGCCACTTCCTTCTGCAAAGCCGTCCGCATCTTCCCGCTTCTCTGTTCCGAAGCTTACCAACTTCAG GCTTCCAGTGGAGTTGTCAAGCGTGCAGTCTCTAATGCCATTGCACAGTGCTACTGCTTCTGCCTTGTTTACTTCCCTGCTTTCTTTGCATAACAACAGTTGGGGTTGTCTATCTGAAG CTATGCctgagaaaaaggaaatccTGCACACCGATTCCAAGATGCTTCTAAAGGGTCTGTCTTACACTGAACTTGAG AAATGGGTTAAAGCTCGAGGATACAGACCTGGTCAAGCTTTAATGCTGTGGAAACGTCTTTATGGGGATAACGTTTGGGCTCATTCCGGCGATGAATTAGAAG GTTTGAACaaagattttaagaaaatgttgaTTGAAAAAGCTGAATTCAGGGCGCTATCTTTGAGGGAAATTCTCCCTTCATCTGATGGAACGAGGAAG ATTTTGTTCAATCTGGAAGATGGATTGATAATAGAAACTGTCGTTATACCTTGCGATAGAGGCAGGACTACTGTTTGCGTTTCAAGTCAAGTGGGCTGTGCTATGAACTGTCAATTCTGCTACACTGGCAG GATGGGCCTGAAGAGACATCTGACTGCTGCTGAGATAGTAGAACAGGCAGTTTTTGCGAGGCGTTTGCTTACTTGTGAAGTAGGGTTAATTACTAATGTTGTGTTTATG GGAATGGGAGAGCCGCTTCACAACATTGACAATGTCATTAAAGCAGCAAATATAATGGTTGATGAACAAGGCCTTCATTTCAGTCCTCGCAAGGTCACTGTTTCAACCAGTGGACTTGTTCCCCAGCTCAAACGTTTCCTTCATGATTGTAACTGCGCTTTAGCCGTTAGTTTGAATGCAACTACTGATGAG GTTAGAAATTGGATCATGCCAATTAACCGGAAGTATAAGTTAGGCTTGCTTCTTCAGACTTTACGTGAGGAACTTCGCTGCAAACACAATTACAAGGTTCTTTTTGAATATGTGATGCTTGCTGGGGTTAATGACAG CATTGAAGATGCGAAGAGGATTGTTGATCTTGTCCAGGGTATTCCATGCAAGATTAACCTTATTTCATTTAATCCACATTGTGGATCTCAATTTAGACCTACCTGCAAGGAGAAGATGATCGAGTTTCGGAATGTTTTGGCTGCAGCCGGGTTGACTGTTCTCTTGCGACTAAGCAGAGGTGATGACCAGATGGCTGCCTGTGGTCAGTTAGGCAAACCCGGTACAATTCAAGCTCCTTTACTCCGTGTACCGGATCAATTCCAAATGGCAATGAAATTGGCTCCCTAG